In the Panthera leo isolate Ple1 chromosome D3, P.leo_Ple1_pat1.1, whole genome shotgun sequence genome, AGGCTGACAAGTAGAGGGTGTCAGGTGAAAAGGTGcataagagagagagatgctATTGAGTAAAACCTTTGACGCTGGACAGACAGAGGCAACAAGCAGATATGGTTTGAGCAGTGAACTCAGGCAGCAAAAAGTTGCCTGGCCAAAAACCATGGAGCTGCCACCTCATAGGTGTGCCATGAATATTTGTGagactaataaaaaaagaaaattgctaagTGAATCTAATTAAAGCTGAGAAGTCACTTATATTTGATACACTGATCCCAGAGCTTGGCCCTTGAGCCGGGCTGGATTTGAATCTTGTCTCTACCCTCCTCCTTGCCATGGGGCCTTACCCTCCCTAGCCTCCgttttcttgtttgtaaaatgagatgATCACATCTCCCTCCTGTGGATGTTTGTGAGAAATAATGGGTTAATGCACGTGACTTGCTGCGTCCTGGGCCTGCACATGAAAAGCCCTCAGTAAAcatccaacattttaaaaagtgtctctGGTAGTAAGGCCAGGCCAGCTTTATAACAGAAGTTCAGACTGAGCGCCCTCTgtctgccaggcactgggccGTGTCACTTCAAATACAGTGGGACGGGCCACAGGGCTGCAGAGGGCTCAGCTGACAAGGCCCACTAGGAAAAAGgagaatggggggcggggggagcaaaAAGGTCATATTAACTGGGACTCTTTTGGATACAAGTGACAAAACTTAACACAAACTGGTTTCAGCAGAAGAGTAATGCTTGGGGCTTGTTTATCAGGGGCTGGGACTCTTGTGGGATTCCGTCTCTATCTTAGCGCACCTCCCCCCCCATGTTCCAGCTGAGCCAGCGACCAGCTGCTTGGCCCTTTCGTCCTGCCGGCCTATCAGGTTGGCAGACAAACATCCTTCCCAGTAGTTTCAACAAGGGTCCTACGGCAGCTCTGGTTGGATAGGATGGGTCATGTGGCCAAGCCCAAGCCAATCAGTGTGGCGGGGAAGATGGAATATGCAAATTGGCCGGGCCTGGAAAGGCTGGGGTCAGGATTCTCGGCAGGGGAAAAAACGACAGAGATGGGAGTGGTGGGACATGAGAGGGCTGTGGCCTCCCTGTGGGTGCCAGGCTGGGAGACAGGGACTTCGACATCTACAGGCAGCCCTCTGTGCTACTGCAGGtgtccggggggtgggggtgggggtaggggcttACGGGTTTCAGGCTTTGTTCACTCCCCCAGCTCACTgcatttctctcccctctgccagACTGATCAGCCACACTCCTTCTTACTGCGATGAGTCGCTGTTTGGCTCCCGACCCGAGGGCACCAGCTGGGAGGGCCCGTGGATGGCAAAGGGGGATGCTGCAAAACTCCATGCCCTCTTCTGGAcacccccagccacccccagggGCAGCCAGTCGCCCCGCCCCAGGGACACCCCACTGCGAGCCGTTCACCCAGCTGGTCCCTCGAAGCCAGAGCCCAAGGTGGCGGCAGATACCCAGAAGTTGTCCGTGGACGGGTTAGACTCTCCACGCCCTCCGAGGCGAGAACGTTCCCATTCCCTCACACACCTGACCGTCCCCGGCACGGGTCGCCCACACACCAGTGCCTCCCACGCCAGTGGGCCTCGGGATCCCAGGCCTTCCCCGTCGGGGGTGACCTTCCAGAGCCCCCTCGTGACTCCCAGGGCTCGCTCGGTCCGTGTTTCAGTGCCAGCCGCCCCCCAGCGAGGTGGGGCCACCCAGAAACCAAAGCCCCCTTGGAAATGAGTTTCTTGGTTCTCAGGTTTGCTCGTGGGTCACAGTGAGGGGCACGGTTTcagaggagggcactggttggggGCGCCTCTGGAGAACCAGGGTCTCCTAGGTAACCGCGAGGCATCGGAGAAGCGCTCGTGGGGGCAGACGCAGCGAGGGCGGGCcgtgcctctgtgctgacaatcgCCAGTTCCTACCTTTTACCCCGTCGTGTGGATTTGACGGCCGCCCCTTAAGATTCCTGTACTGGTGTTGCCATGGCCACAGGCCATATGAGTGCCAACCCAGGGGTGCCCCGGGGAGGGGCCCGCCGCTCCCCCATCACTCCCACAACGTGTTGCCACCAAGTGTGACTAAGTAGCACGATCGCCAACCTGGAAGGTCCCTTCTTCTTCAAGCCAAGCTTCCTGCTCAGGATGAGTTTCCAGCTGAGTCTGGAGTTTTCCCAGGCACAGCGTGGGGACCGTGGGAAACAGGATCTGGGTGACATGCGGGTGggcattttttaactttaataatcatgtatttgtttccatgtattaaaTATATCAGTAGCGTATCAAAGCCACGACTTTGACTAATTTGATTTTCCTTAGGGGAAAGGCCACCACAGGCCCGGGTTGAATTAAGTAACAAAGTTAAATAATGTAACAAGGAAGTGGCAGAAATCACGACAGTGGCGAGTTGGCCACTTGAAGTTTGGGAACATGGGCCTCGTGCATTTTCCACATTTGCCGAAAGAACAGTGACGAGGACCTTGCCGGGTAGAGGGGTCCAGGAAGGCCAGAAAGTTAGACGTGCGACTGGAGAGCCCTCGGGACAGAGAGGCGGAAGCCGGCCGGGAGCCCCTTCCTCTCCGGCCCTGCTGCTTGTCATTGGCCACCCTGGGCCGGAGCACTGATGAGAAATGGTAAAGCCTTTGCTCAATGGAGTTGCACCCGGAATCCCACGATCCTGCCggattggggtgggggctgggctctgGCCTCTCTGTGGCCTCTCCTCCCGGCTGCACTGAAGACGGTGACCGCCCACGTGGGAGGATACTGGGCAGCCGACAGCGAGGCCGTGTGTCTGGAGGGCAGCTGGGAGTGGCGGGGACGGGGCAGCCTGCGGTGTCTGCCATCTCAAAGGTGCCGCTGCTCGGCTCGGAGGACAGGTGGCCCCAGGCTATCCGGATGAGATTTTTCCAGGAAAAGCCAGATTTCTCTATGATAgcccctgattttttaaatgccagtagTGAATAAAAATACATACGAATATTCGACTACCTGGGCACCAAATAAAGCCGGCGTAAGGCTGGAGGCCCTCGAGCTTTCACGGCGCTGGATGAGGGAGAAATTGGGGGCAAATGGATAGCCCCAGAGCGGGGTCTGAGGGCAGCCTGAAACCCTGATCCTCCCGGAGCCAGGGTCCGGCTTGCCGCTGAGGCTAAAGGAAGGAATGGTTGTGTGCTGGCCCCCAGCGCGTGTGCCCTCTTCACGCAAAGGGCATCTACGAGCAGGACACAGACGTGGCCAGCAGCCCTGGGCAAAGCGACGTTTATTCGTAGGATGGGACTTGAGATggtttttaactttgaaaaatccCTCCAGCCAGGAATGGCCGGGCTCCCCCTCCTCGTGGCCCCCCGGCCTGCTCTCCGAGAAGTGAGGAGCGCGGCGACACGGGTCGGgagtggggcgcccggggggaGACTCACTtcctgcccttgcccttgcccttgcccttgcccttctcCTTGCCCCTGCCCTTCTTGCCCCTCCGTTTGCTCTTGCTTCGCTTTTTCCTGGACCTGAGCACGGAACGGACCAGGTAGCCCTTCCACACGGCCTGGATGAGCGTGGCGGCCCGCACCATGCGCAGCATCTCCTGCTCggcctccattttcttcttggcaTTGACCTCCCGCTCGGCCCGGATCTGGGCGAACTCCTCCACGAGCACCTTGTACCTCTGCCTCAGCTCCTCCAGCTGGACCTTCTCCTCCTTGTGGATGATGTCGAGCTCCTCGTACtcgtcctggggtgggggggcagggggtgggggtcaccGAGCACGGGGCGCCGCCTGCCACCCTCCCCTGCGTGCACCCCCGGCCTTCCCGGAGGGGCTTCCGCCCCGGCAGTGGCGCCTACGGTCCCAGAGCTGTGGGGAGGCGGGCCTGAGGGCACCCTGTTTTCTAGGTCTCTGTTTGCTAAGCGCTTCCTCCAGGCCGCGTCCTGGGCCGGGTGCTAGCATTTGTGACCGTGGTGCCTCACCGTATCCCTTTCATGGCCCCAGCGCAGGGATGACTCGATCACATGCAGAGTCAGGCTCAGAAAGGTCAAGCCCCTTGCTTCAGGTCACACAGCGGGTAAGGGACACTGGAGTAGAAGCTCCAAATGATAACAGGGACCAGCTTCACTGCGCTGTCCCGGCAGGCGGCACATCTCAGGAGATACCTGGGCGCGActgagggaagcaggggaggcaAGCCCGCGCCAGAGTCTGCCCAGGAGGAGTCCTGGCTCATGAGGCTGCTGGCAGGAGCCGCGTGCGGAGGGGACAGAGAGTATGGGATGTGGACACTAGATGGAGCCAAGATCGTTGGGCCCGGTGACAAGCGCTTAGTGGCTTCCGGCTTCCggctccttcctctcccacctctccccacgCTGTGCGAGGCCAGACAAACCCTTGGGCCTAAGGTAGGGGGGCAGGGAAGCCTGTCTGGGGAGGCCCAGAGCTTGGCACAGACCATGGGCCTTTCCTAGAGGATCATGGGAAACGCACTCGAGAGACTACAGCACAAATACCTGCTTCTCGCCCATCTCCATATCGTATTTCTGGATCCAGTTCTCAATTTCCGTCTCCACTTtgtatttcttctaaaaaaaaagtcaacaagtCATTGTTTGATGGATTCATAGGAACAACAAACCGTGCCGAGCTCACTCTGCAGCAAGCTTTAACGTGCCTCGCCCACAAGGTAgcttctccatttcacagatgaggaaactggagatCAGACGTGCTAACTCACTTGCCCGAGATCACAGAGCGAATGAGAGGTAGAGCCTGAATTTGAAGCCACAGGTGTCTGACTCCAGAACACtctaggcagagggagcagccagtgcaaaggccctgaggtaggaacaGGCTTGCGGTGTTGAAGAGCAGAAATTGAGCCAGCGTGGCCGGAAATGGAGTGGCTGAGGAGGAGCGGGGTCCCAGGGAGGTCAGAGTGAGAAGCTGCATCACCGAAGGGAATGTCAGCAGTGGAAGCAATTCGGATCCTAGCGTCAAGGAGACGGAAAGCCATTGGGTGGATTTTGATGCAGGAGAGGGAcataatctgttttttaaagatcagCTCCCCTACCTACAacggaatgttattcagccataaaaaggaacgaagtaTTGACAAATGctacgtggatgaaccttgaaaacgtgagctaagggaaagaagccagacacaaaaggccacatattctatgattgcatttatatgaagtgtctagaacaggcaaatccatagaagcagaaagcagattagtggttgccaggggctggagggaagggggaatggggagtgactgcttaacGGGTATGGGGTTTTATTTGGGGGATTGAAACGTTCTGGAACGAGATCGGGGGGtggctgcacaacactgtgaatgtactaaatgccaccgaaccgttcactttaaaatggttaagtttaggggcgcctgggtggctcggtcggttgggcgtccgacttcagctcaggtcacgatctcgcggtccgtgagttcaagccccgcgtcgggctctgggctgacagctcagagcctggagcctgcttctgattctgtgtctccctctctctgcccctcccccgttcatgctctgtctctcgctgtctcaaaaataaataaacgttaaaaaaagaaatggttaagtttaggggcgcctgggtggctcagtcagttaagggtctgactttggctcaggtcacgatctcacggttcgtgggttcgatccccgcgtcgggctctgtgctgaccgctcagagcctggagcctgctttggattttgtctccctctctctctctctctctctctctctctctctctgcccctcccaggctcacgctctgtctctctgtctctctcaaaaataaacattaaaaatttcttttggtGGTTAagtttatgttatgtgaatttcagtGAAGAACAAATAAACCAACTCCCTAATCCTACAGGGTAAGAGCTCTTGACTTGGGCACCATGGACGGGCTGGCTGCAGAGGGCCTGTGCCCCCCCAGAACCGCCCCCCGGACGTGCAGGTGTATCTGTGCCTTCCTACGGAGCAGAGGCCCATGACTTCCATCAGATGCTCAGGAGTCATGACACTAAGACGAAAACTGGGAACAAGTATTAGAGAATTCCTTTATGAGGAAAGAGATCCGGAAGCAAGCTGGGTGTGTGCAGGCCCAGGGCCCAGAGGAGATGCTGGAGAAGGCAAGAGAAGTGATGTGTCCTGAGCACTTAATGCACTCACTTTCCACCTACCGTCTCATTCGATTGTCCTAATGACCCATTAGACCAATCTGCTCACTTTCGTTTTAAAGATGGCAACACGGGCTGGAGGGAATTACGAAATTCGCCTGAGGTTTAGGAGCTCCTTCAGGTCCTTTGCACGACAAGGTGGGTATTATCATCTCTCTGGGGCTCAGAGTAGTTAAGGCActcgcccagggtcacacagccagcgtGCAGGAGGATAGGACCAGTGTCtccgccccagcccccaggcccatGTGTagcacagggggtggggggtagacaCTGGCTCATTCCTGCACTTCCCCTGTTCCCAAGCCCTCCTCCTCAGGGGAGCTGTTCCCTGTCCGGCTGGGGGAGGcctaccctgccctgccctcctgctagaccacccctcccctgcccccggggCCTCCGTTGTCCCCTCCCTGCTGTCCCCCGTACCTTCCTCAGCGCCTGCTCTGCCTCCCGGTTTTCCACGACCAGGTTGTGGTGTTGTGACCTCAGCAGCAGTATCTCCTGCTGGATCTTGGCCACCCTGGCCTGCGAGGCCCGGAAGTCTGCCTTCTGCTGCTTCTCGGCCTCCTGCTTGGTGCGAAGGAGGTTGTTCTCGGAGAGCCTGAGCACCTGGTGCAGGTGGTTTTTCAGTTCTTGGATCACGAAGTTCTCTTTCTCCACCTGGGCCAGGAAGACGAGAGGCTCCATCATTACCTACGTGATGCCCGGTAGTCGCAGGAGAACTGGTACCACACGCTCCCTTGCGGGGGGGAGCCGGCAACCTGCGCTGTTACCTGGCAGAACCCCGCCCCCAGTGCCCAAGGGGGACGGAGACCGCCTGATCACAGCCAAGGCAATTGAGGCTCAAGGGCATCGGCTCATCTGTCTGGGGCTGTACAGCtgagccggggaggggtgggggtactTGAAGCCAGGTCTGTCTGATCCGGACCCCATGTGCTTGGCCACCCCCTCTGTCTCCTGGCTTGAGTGATGGGCACGGGCAAGCTGGGGCGAGGCCTCTGGGCAGGTCTGGACAGTGGCACAGAACAGGAGTATTCCGTTGGCAGAGACACTAGGAGTGTTTCATGAGAGCACGAGACACACGTACTGTGGGGATTGTCCCCCGCTAATGCTTGAGGGACAAAACCGCCCTCAGAAGGTTCTAGAACAGGAatgggggtggaggatggggcCATTCTGTAAATAAGCTGCAAAGGCTGGTCACAAGCCCCGGAGTCTCCGTGTGAGCACAGCAGTGCTGTGACTGGCTCCCGCCAGCAGCCTGGGGGGCTGGGGTCAACTGGCAGGGGGGACCCCTGGGAGTCTGAGCTTCTCTTGACCCCGCGGCAGCCCAAGGGTGTCACCCTCTCATTTCACACTGAGATCCAAGTGACACGATAACACTTGTCAACCCGGAGAAATGGAATTTGAGCCCAGATCCGTCCAACTTGGAAGCCCAAGCCGTCTCCACCACCCGAATGGGACCCACTAAGCTGTTTGgggcccctctccctgtccctcgcCGGCGCTCTTCCAACCTGTGCGTGGTCTCCCCTGACCGAGCGCCCCGGGCCGAAAGAGACAAGGCCCCCGTCCTCTTACGGGGTGCCAGACCCGAATCAAATCACCAGATAAATAATCGCATAAACATTCATCAACAAACTCTGCTTTCAAGGACAAATTCAGTGAGAACCTAAGGAGGTTCAGCCTGAGCTAGGGCGTGGGGGAGGCCGGGTGGCAAACAGTTTTGCAGGGCCTCGTGCTCTGTGTATCACAGGGGGCTGGAAATGGCAGTGCCAAGGCTGTGGAGCAGAATACTCCTGGGAAACGTGGCCCCAGGCACGGACGACCCTTCCCAGCAAAGCCAGCCACAGGGTGTGGCTAAGATCCGTGACCGTGGGCTACTTCCAGGTTGCATCCCCAAAGGGCCAGGGTCAaggccctcctcccctttctgccTCCTGTTGGCTGGACCAGCGGTGACATGATGGGGGTCTTCTGGGTCCATGGTTAgaagccctgtgtgtgtgtgggggggggggggggggcagggaagggttgggggaggggcagcagaaaGGCCGGACGgaaggagcctggagccctgacGAATTTACAAGGCAGAGCTTCTGTGACTGCTCCAGCTTTCCCACTAGAGAGAAACACATTTCCATCTTGACTAAGCCGCTGTCATCTTGGGTCTGTCTTGGGAGCCAAACCTATACTTGGATACCACCTCATGGGGACTCTGTAAGGCTCTACTGAGCAAACATATGCACAGCATCATACATACGTGTGCATCCCGGATGGTTATTAGGCTGGAATCATGTTATCGTTCCCCCTTCTTCAAAATCCTTCTAGAGCTTCCACCTGTGCCATCTGCCCCTCGCCCTCCGAACAGAGATCACATTTGTCGATGAGGCCTCAAAGGTACCGTGTGGTCTTCTGGCAAACCCTAAAGTACTCGCTCCCCAGCCCTTTGTAGAAAGAGCTCGCCTGTTGCTGGCCTGGcctgttcctcctccctctcttgccTGGTTCACTCCCTTTCGTTCTTCAGGCGTTGGCTCTGATGTCTCTGACCCTTTGGGTCTCTTGTCACACTGTCCTATGGCACCCTGCGCTTACCCTCCGTCCTATTTCTCAAAACCGTAACGAAATCAGGTCTTTAAGACCTACCTTCCCCCACACTGCATGAGGCAGGGACAATGGGGACTCATTTATGAGACCCGGCACCTAGTAAGTGCTCCTAACAGTACGCGTGGGGTGAGTGAATGACAGCAGGCGTTTAAGTCACCGAGACAAAAACCCGGCCGCCGAAAGGGTTGGCTTCTCCGTGTGGCCCCTTCCACGGTCTGACCGATACCTCTGCGTCCCTGTTCTTCATGCTCGCCGCCAACTCATTCTCCAGCGCATCAATGATGTCCTGGTTCCTCCTGTTCTGTCTACTGACATCCTGTATGAACTGAGTCTTCTCCCTGGCTTCCATGGGGCTGGTGAGTAGCTTCTCGAACAGGAAGCCCCGCAGTTCCATCAGGCAGTCAATAAAACGCTGGGCTTCTGCGCTTCGGCCC is a window encoding:
- the RITA1 gene encoding RBPJ-interacting and tubulin-associated protein 1, translated to MGSMKTPVELAVSGMQTLHLQHRCRGGYRVKARASYVDETLFGSPAGTRPTPPDFDPPWVEKANRTSRVGTGTSQALGANGSCENTSSRVSTPTLTPRKKNKYRLISHTPSYCDESLFGSRPEGTSWEGPWMAKGDAAKLHALFWTPPATPRGSQSPRPRDTPLRAVHPAGPSKPEPKVAADTQKLSVDGLDSPRPPRRERSHSLTHLTVPGTGRPHTSASHASGPRDPRPSPSGVTFQSPLVTPRARSVRVSVPAAPQRGGATQKPKPPWK
- the IQCD gene encoding dynein regulatory complex protein 10 isoform X1, whose translation is MALDVLAVAPLYQGPDINRMRLTAELSKKPASPLKPLVPSKSKLTTIETKRVMSVLDETIHKVELVTLLSHLASKDEALEGILGGDVRRAVREHEDLCRSLLDSVAYLQDKERRLQEEEESEDEGWLRDRLLSVQLQKSNLLPLMEHIRESTKDVLRLLLDNPQAAKLSETHALGRSAEAQRFIDCLMELRGFLFEKLLTSPMEAREKTQFIQDVSRQNRRNQDIIDALENELAASMKNRDAEVEKENFVIQELKNHLHQVLRLSENNLLRTKQEAEKQQKADFRASQARVAKIQQEILLLRSQHHNLVVENREAEQALRKKKYKVETEIENWIQKYDMEMGEKQDEYEELDIIHKEEKVQLEELRQRYKVLVEEFAQIRAEREVNAKKKMEAEQEMLRMVRAATLIQAVWKGYLVRSVLRSRKKRSKSKRRGKKGRGKEKGKGKGKGKGRK
- the IQCD gene encoding dynein regulatory complex protein 10 isoform X2, translated to MALDVLAVAPLYQGPDINRMRLTAELSKKPASPLKPLVPSKSKLTTIETKRVMSVLDETIHKVELVTLLSHLASKDEALEGILGGDVRRAVREHEDLCRSLLDSVAYLQDKERRLQEEEESEDEGWLRDRLLSVQLQKSNLLPLMEHIRESTKDVLRLLLDNPQAAKLSETHALGRSAEAQRFIDCLMELRGFLFEKLLTSPMEAREKTQFIQDVSRQNRRNQDIIDALENELAASMKNRDAEVEKENFVIQELKNHLHQVLRLSENNLLRTKQEAEKQQKADFRASQARVAKIQQEILLLRSQHHNLVVENREAEQALRKKYKVETEIENWIQKYDMEMGEKQDEYEELDIIHKEEKVQLEELRQRYKVLVEEFAQIRAEREVNAKKKMEAEQEMLRMVRAATLIQAVWKGYLVRSVLRSRKKRSKSKRRGKKGRGKEKGKGKGKGKGRK